One window of Desulfobacca acetoxidans DSM 11109 genomic DNA carries:
- the cas4 gene encoding CRISPR-associated protein Cas4 has product MPRTESELENIAELNFDEAGYSITTSDILEYLFCPRFIYFQNYLAISQHEEKRFKVQTGRTVHEDKARLNPNYLRKKLGVVERKKSVYLSSTRGMRGIVDEILFLQDGSAAPLDYKYAEYKERTFKNHRFQLTFYGLLIRDNYSVPVNKGYIVYTRSRNKLIEVGITESMYNELQDIIAVLTSIVVQGKYPPPTKAKARCLDCCYRNICEKVI; this is encoded by the coding sequence TTGCCAAGAACCGAGTCAGAGTTGGAAAACATAGCGGAATTAAACTTTGATGAGGCAGGGTATTCCATAACTACCTCAGATATCCTGGAATATCTTTTTTGCCCGCGATTTATTTATTTCCAAAATTATCTTGCCATCTCCCAACACGAAGAAAAGCGCTTCAAAGTCCAAACCGGCCGGACCGTACACGAGGACAAGGCACGCCTTAATCCTAATTATTTGCGAAAAAAGCTCGGGGTGGTGGAAAGAAAAAAATCAGTCTACCTCAGCTCCACACGGGGCATGCGTGGAATAGTGGATGAAATTCTGTTCCTCCAAGATGGGTCCGCAGCGCCGTTGGATTATAAATACGCCGAATATAAGGAACGAACCTTTAAAAACCACCGTTTTCAACTAACTTTTTATGGACTGCTTATCAGGGATAACTATTCTGTCCCGGTAAATAAAGGCTATATTGTCTATACCCGGAGCCGCAATAAGCTGATCGAAGTGGGAATCACCGAATCCATGTATAATGAGTTGCAGGATATTATCGCTGTATTGACGTCTATAGTTGTTCAAGGGAAATATCCCCCGCCCACGAAGGCAAAAGCCAGATGCCTGGATTGTTGCTACCGAAATATTTGTGAAAAGGTGATCTGA
- a CDS encoding CRISPR-associated endonuclease Cas6 gives MNRGLKRIEYIPTIEISIKTSRPLTFEQGRGLRGCIANILRGNVLVHNHNDSGLIYSYPRIQYKVIDGEAKIIGLAEGAELLKEMPSIGILSLGKQEMLVDKIELQERIEIIGISHSVEKYHFLTPWLALNEKNYQQYLRCGNNYKRKQLLEKVIIGNIISMAKGLNFTVPGPLYGKLENYQEIETSLKGMPMLGFYSIFSVNFQIPEYWGIGKSVSRGFGTISKVK, from the coding sequence ATGAACAGGGGACTAAAAAGAATCGAATATATCCCAACTATTGAAATATCTATCAAGACTTCCAGGCCGTTAACTTTTGAGCAGGGCCGTGGATTACGAGGATGCATTGCCAATATATTAAGGGGAAATGTCTTAGTTCATAATCACAACGATAGCGGGCTGATTTATTCTTACCCTAGAATTCAATATAAAGTTATAGATGGTGAGGCAAAAATTATCGGATTAGCGGAAGGAGCGGAATTATTAAAAGAAATGCCAAGTATTGGAATCTTATCGTTAGGTAAACAAGAGATGCTGGTAGATAAGATTGAGCTTCAGGAAAGAATAGAGATTATTGGCATAAGCCATTCAGTCGAAAAGTATCATTTCCTTACGCCTTGGCTGGCTTTAAACGAAAAAAATTATCAGCAATATTTAAGATGTGGAAATAATTACAAAAGAAAACAGCTTTTAGAAAAAGTGATTATTGGCAACATCATTTCCATGGCCAAAGGATTGAATTTTACAGTTCCAGGGCCCTTATATGGAAAACTTGAAAATTATCAAGAAATTGAGACATCCTTGAAAGGGATGCCTATGCTGGGATTCTACTCGATATTTTCAGTCAACTTTCAAATTCCCGAATACTGGGGCATTGGAAAATCTGTTTCCAGAGGATTTGGCACAATAAGCAAGGTAAAATGA
- the cas5 gene encoding CRISPR-associated protein Cas5: MIALEFRLKLSSMYSIRVPYSYQCARTYPLPAPSTIKGLCANALWQKEGENPVKLLKDIQNKALGATARAEHPIAVSSCTVRVIPMDARLRQYAFTPYIDCLIAFKDGEEELGKKIAESLKVAPIYLGDSESLACVLPESVELVPEHNIKKVFEGDDIPLNSLVRFDLIKNFRENNKGVVLYMQEDPVAVDAVLERYLAPLCARGDAYYPLEERSYCSSGNGFFIRGRRIAALFPEPPENDVKGKKIKNFKRKKT, from the coding sequence ATGATTGCCCTTGAGTTTCGGCTGAAGCTCTCGTCGATGTATTCCATCCGAGTGCCCTATAGCTATCAATGCGCCAGGACATATCCCCTCCCCGCCCCATCAACTATTAAGGGATTATGTGCCAATGCCTTATGGCAAAAAGAGGGGGAAAATCCTGTAAAGCTGTTAAAAGATATTCAAAACAAGGCCTTAGGGGCGACAGCAAGGGCTGAACATCCTATCGCAGTATCTTCCTGTACTGTCCGAGTCATTCCGATGGACGCCAGGTTGAGGCAGTATGCCTTCACGCCATATATCGATTGTCTGATTGCATTTAAAGATGGGGAGGAAGAGCTCGGTAAAAAAATTGCTGAATCTTTGAAAGTTGCTCCTATCTATCTGGGGGATAGCGAATCACTGGCATGTGTGCTGCCCGAATCAGTAGAATTAGTTCCTGAACATAACATTAAGAAAGTTTTCGAAGGGGATGATATTCCTTTAAATTCACTGGTCCGATTCGATCTTATAAAAAACTTCAGAGAAAATAATAAAGGGGTAGTGCTTTATATGCAGGAAGACCCTGTCGCGGTTGACGCGGTTCTGGAAAGATATTTGGCCCCCTTATGCGCCAGAGGAGATGCTTATTATCCCTTGGAAGAGCGTTCATATTGTTCCTCAGGAAATGGTTTTTTTATCAGGGGGAGAAGAATTGCGGCACTTTTTCCGGAACCGCCTGAAAATGACGTCAAGGGGAAGAAAATAAAGAATTTCAAGCGGAAGAAGACATGA
- a CDS encoding DevR family CRISPR-associated autoregulator, with product MAGYLAVAAKLVLNVHDLNNEGSVGQALDIRQIRMVDENGNPLEEMPAVSGRMMKHWHLEHMRRKALGSSNVKLCSVCESGQPDRQTQATDELQAIEECLVCDVHGFLSTKKMTNAPRRSSCASFSWLLPALGTRPESKQVIHSRVASGTEASSSTGETSQMIFYKTYASGVFAFVAGIDLNRIGSTIDNRKVNGDIKTRRRVAIQALLPIVLGAFGASQSHALPHAKCLGLLAALSTTEKPVPNLISPIYSTGFEESIALLETMGNGVDWWSYGDGLKNAKKTVQEVFQEILAKI from the coding sequence ATGGCAGGATATCTCGCGGTGGCGGCAAAACTGGTATTGAACGTGCATGACCTCAATAATGAGGGGAGCGTCGGTCAGGCCTTGGATATTCGGCAGATTAGAATGGTGGATGAGAATGGCAACCCCTTAGAGGAAATGCCGGCGGTGAGCGGGCGGATGATGAAACACTGGCATCTGGAACATATGCGGCGAAAGGCACTAGGATCATCAAACGTTAAACTTTGCAGTGTCTGTGAATCCGGCCAGCCGGATAGGCAAACACAGGCGACAGACGAGCTGCAAGCTATCGAAGAATGCCTTGTTTGCGATGTGCATGGTTTTCTTTCTACCAAAAAAATGACCAATGCCCCGCGACGGAGCTCATGCGCTTCGTTTTCGTGGTTGCTCCCTGCGTTAGGAACAAGACCGGAAAGCAAACAGGTTATTCACTCCCGAGTGGCATCTGGAACCGAAGCTTCCAGCAGCACAGGAGAAACATCTCAGATGATTTTTTACAAAACTTATGCATCAGGAGTGTTTGCTTTTGTTGCAGGTATTGATCTGAATCGCATCGGCTCGACTATAGATAACCGAAAAGTTAATGGTGATATCAAAACCCGTCGCCGAGTTGCAATTCAAGCGTTGCTTCCCATTGTTTTAGGGGCGTTCGGGGCCTCACAATCGCATGCCTTGCCGCACGCCAAGTGCCTGGGATTGTTGGCGGCCTTATCAACCACGGAGAAGCCTGTTCCCAATCTGATCAGCCCCATATACTCAACGGGATTCGAAGAATCCATTGCATTACTTGAGACAATGGGGAATGGTGTGGATTGGTGGAGCTATGGGGATGGTTTAAAGAATGCCAAGAAGACGGTGCAGGAGGTCTTTCAGGAAATATTGGCTAAGATTTAG
- a CDS encoding CRISPR-associated endonuclease Cas3'' has translation MFDLLNYSAPGEIYEDHVKFCLKAWAGFKERMIPTLARLFDTQIHEVKATVEMMIVCHDVGKLSARWQDYIKSPKEKRSKGPPHATLGAPYVLYFNERSKHDLYYAGALAILMHHTDSGLAQGNLEHPAEDAINRRLVEYGTERIRWAAGAEESFRRSVGFSSLTEKLPELTEAITLGSLENMAKDLRQWARCPREIDRHRRRLQALALHHILKVCDWRAASQRPQQEPDEDEEGEKIEKKCKQSLLSVFLDGGLLP, from the coding sequence ATGTTTGATCTTTTGAATTACAGTGCCCCCGGGGAAATTTATGAAGATCACGTAAAATTCTGCCTGAAGGCCTGGGCTGGTTTTAAAGAAAGGATGATCCCGACGCTGGCTCGCCTCTTTGATACGCAGATCCATGAAGTCAAGGCAACGGTAGAGATGATGATAGTTTGCCACGATGTGGGTAAGTTATCGGCCAGGTGGCAGGATTATATCAAATCACCGAAAGAAAAACGAAGTAAAGGACCGCCGCATGCAACATTGGGGGCGCCGTATGTACTTTATTTTAATGAGAGAAGCAAACATGATCTCTATTATGCCGGGGCTTTGGCAATTTTGATGCACCATACGGATAGCGGTCTGGCGCAAGGCAACCTGGAGCATCCGGCGGAAGATGCCATCAACCGTAGGCTGGTGGAGTACGGTACGGAAAGGATTCGCTGGGCGGCAGGGGCCGAAGAATCCTTTAGAAGATCAGTGGGATTTTCGAGTTTAACCGAAAAGCTTCCAGAGTTAACGGAGGCGATTACACTTGGATCATTAGAAAATATGGCGAAGGATCTGCGCCAATGGGCCCGCTGCCCCAGGGAAATTGACAGACATCGGCGTCGCCTGCAAGCGCTGGCATTGCACCATATATTGAAGGTTTGCGATTGGCGGGCGGCGAGTCAAAGACCGCAGCAAGAACCGGATGAGGATGAAGAGGGTGAGAAAATTGAGAAAAAGTGCAAGCAATCTCTTCTCAGCGTTTTTCTGGACGGGGGCCTGCTGCCATGA
- the cas3 gene encoding CRISPR-associated helicase Cas3', protein MSQHAGRSPGRDLEQHFLDICGFAPTPEQQEIFNFLSAGDFSLNPLLVRLPCGYGKTEAVIAPYLAQVLHNQWLLAPRLIYVLPTRALCNQIRDRIQSYANNIEQKFGKKIVVGIEHGVSSLDPLFFADICVTTFDQFLYGYARAKRVGRHFDLPAGSIANSIVVFDEAHLYSPYTHSLMRALLEILTISRIPTILMTATMPKSLEAGLLKNENIRDYERIEFRGKWPNHMGHRTVKWHQEEWGFLEEEKISSGLNKVLNDNQGKRILIVANRVDVAQRVVTALKDRRDLLTLIHSRFTVSDREKKEREVCRFFGKDKNEQKPGIIVSTQVCEVGLDISCDILITECAAADALVQRIGRVARWGGEGIVYIVKPLGREELIGEDWSIAYPYVDKKNEDESEFAGRKKGEFAGIAWEYLKNAPSNLFIDWTATAEFCNRMEYHTDDVEARNALGQLFEATLFADELAWNLSARGEMYCSLSVVNEEVLLKNEKIIDEQIDRKAKKGKKTKIEKQIDFEKLRGTLVNISYRYLAWIKPENLRKYDFTEGKIGEKIEKGRLQPFQTYVIDRNDYYDSNIGLRLVKKEEREEPDKSEEAASCLIF, encoded by the coding sequence ATGAGCCAACATGCGGGCCGCAGTCCCGGAAGGGATTTAGAACAACACTTCCTTGATATTTGTGGGTTCGCACCGACGCCTGAACAACAAGAGATTTTTAATTTTCTTTCTGCTGGGGATTTTTCACTGAATCCTTTACTGGTCAGGCTGCCGTGTGGATACGGAAAAACAGAAGCTGTAATTGCTCCATATCTGGCGCAAGTTCTACACAATCAATGGTTATTAGCCCCGAGGCTGATTTATGTTCTCCCTACCAGGGCCTTATGTAATCAGATCAGAGATAGAATTCAGAGTTACGCAAATAATATCGAACAAAAATTTGGCAAAAAGATTGTAGTCGGTATCGAACACGGGGTCAGTTCTCTTGATCCCCTTTTTTTTGCGGATATTTGTGTGACCACATTTGATCAATTTTTATATGGGTATGCCCGGGCCAAACGAGTGGGAAGGCATTTTGATTTACCCGCCGGGAGCATTGCCAATTCCATAGTTGTCTTTGATGAGGCGCATTTATATTCCCCATATACCCATTCGCTCATGAGGGCCTTGTTGGAGATTTTGACAATTAGTAGAATACCAACGATTTTGATGACCGCAACTATGCCAAAATCTTTGGAGGCTGGTCTGCTAAAAAATGAAAATATTAGAGATTATGAACGGATTGAATTTAGAGGGAAATGGCCAAATCATATGGGTCACCGAACCGTAAAGTGGCACCAGGAAGAATGGGGTTTCCTTGAAGAGGAGAAGATTTCTTCGGGCCTAAACAAGGTCCTTAACGATAATCAAGGAAAGCGAATTTTAATAGTCGCTAACCGAGTTGATGTAGCGCAGCGGGTGGTGACAGCTTTAAAAGACAGGCGTGACCTCCTCACTCTCATACATTCGCGTTTTACGGTAAGTGATCGCGAAAAAAAAGAAAGAGAGGTCTGCCGGTTTTTTGGCAAGGATAAGAATGAGCAAAAACCAGGTATTATAGTATCTACGCAGGTTTGTGAGGTGGGACTGGATATAAGCTGCGATATTTTGATCACGGAATGTGCGGCTGCGGATGCCCTGGTGCAGCGTATAGGTCGGGTTGCAAGATGGGGCGGTGAGGGGATTGTTTATATAGTAAAGCCACTGGGGCGGGAAGAACTAATCGGGGAAGACTGGAGTATAGCCTATCCTTATGTGGATAAAAAGAATGAAGATGAAAGCGAATTCGCCGGTAGAAAAAAGGGAGAATTTGCTGGCATCGCCTGGGAATATTTGAAAAACGCACCGTCGAATCTGTTTATAGACTGGACGGCCACCGCCGAATTTTGCAATAGGATGGAGTATCACACTGACGATGTGGAAGCACGCAATGCCTTGGGTCAATTGTTTGAGGCGACGCTGTTTGCAGACGAATTGGCCTGGAATCTTTCGGCCAGGGGAGAAATGTATTGTTCTCTGTCGGTAGTAAATGAAGAAGTATTGCTGAAAAATGAGAAAATAATCGATGAGCAAATAGACCGAAAGGCAAAAAAAGGTAAGAAAACAAAGATTGAAAAACAGATTGATTTTGAGAAATTGCGGGGTACTTTGGTTAATATATCGTATCGATACTTGGCATGGATCAAACCAGAAAACCTAAGAAAGTACGATTTTACGGAAGGAAAGATCGGGGAGAAAATTGAAAAGGGGCGGCTGCAGCCTTTTCAAACGTATGTTATTGATCGAAATGATTATTATGATTCGAATATCGGTTTGAGGTTGGTAAAGAAAGAAGAGAGAGAAGAACCTGATAAGAGCGAGGAAGCGGCATCATGTTTGATCTTTTGA
- the cas2 gene encoding CRISPR-associated endonuclease Cas2, with translation MPVLVWILYDISDDKIRSRVSKACKQYGLERVQKSAFLGKLEASRFDELAVKCQSLIDEDIDSVYLFPFCQEDFRKIKVLGQGFDPKLVNEELLARFF, from the coding sequence ATGCCGGTGTTGGTCTGGATCCTTTACGATATCAGTGACGATAAAATCCGCAGCCGGGTTTCCAAGGCCTGTAAACAATACGGTCTGGAACGGGTCCAGAAGAGCGCCTTTTTAGGAAAGCTGGAAGCGTCTCGCTTCGATGAACTGGCGGTGAAATGCCAAAGTCTAATTGATGAAGACATTGACAGCGTTTATCTCTTCCCTTTCTGCCAGGAGGATTTCAGGAAGATCAAGGTCCTGGGCCAGGGTTTTGACCCGAAATTGGTGAATGAGGAGTTGTTGGCGAGGTTTTTCTAA
- the cas1 gene encoding CRISPR-associated endonuclease Cas1, with protein MINTPGSFITQKDACFRLKLQDRVMDVSPLKVESIVITNQAMISSQAIVLALEHNIDIIFLDGYGDPVGRVWFSKMGSTALIRRRQLEAMPNALGLSLVLDMVRQKLTNQITFLKKLMYARPGQEDNFLGPLKEIENCKSDLNPKDQNLEAVRQRLLGMEGTAARHYFQCLSGVLPQKYRFPGRSRRPALDPFNACLNYCYGMLYPMVEKACILAGLDPFVGFLHTDNYNKKSLVFDLIEPFRLFAEQTAVYLFTGKKIKDAYFDFQDTAVSLNQEGKPVVVAAMQQHLDESVRYRRRNVKRRYLIQHEAHRLANILLAETGEPRPDWLEIREI; from the coding sequence GTGATCAATACTCCCGGTTCTTTCATCACCCAAAAAGACGCCTGTTTTCGCCTGAAACTGCAGGACAGGGTGATGGATGTCTCTCCCCTGAAAGTGGAAAGCATCGTTATTACCAATCAAGCGATGATTTCCTCTCAAGCCATTGTCCTGGCGCTGGAACACAATATCGATATCATTTTTCTGGACGGCTACGGCGACCCCGTGGGCCGGGTCTGGTTTAGCAAAATGGGCAGTACCGCCCTGATCCGACGGCGGCAGTTAGAGGCTATGCCTAACGCCCTAGGGCTTTCACTGGTTCTGGATATGGTCCGGCAGAAGTTGACCAATCAGATTACCTTCTTAAAAAAATTAATGTACGCCCGCCCTGGCCAGGAAGATAATTTTCTCGGTCCCCTTAAAGAAATCGAAAACTGTAAGTCTGATCTGAACCCCAAGGACCAGAATCTGGAAGCGGTGCGTCAGCGTCTCTTGGGTATGGAAGGAACGGCCGCCCGACACTATTTCCAGTGCCTTTCCGGGGTGTTGCCCCAAAAATATCGCTTTCCGGGGCGATCCCGCCGCCCGGCCCTGGACCCATTCAACGCCTGTCTCAACTATTGCTATGGCATGCTCTACCCCATGGTGGAAAAGGCCTGCATCCTGGCAGGACTGGATCCCTTTGTGGGTTTTCTGCACACCGACAACTACAATAAAAAATCCCTGGTCTTTGATCTCATCGAGCCTTTCCGCCTGTTTGCCGAACAGACCGCGGTCTATCTGTTTACCGGCAAGAAGATCAAAGATGCCTATTTCGACTTTCAGGATACCGCCGTATCGTTAAACCAGGAAGGCAAGCCGGTGGTGGTGGCTGCCATGCAGCAGCACCTGGATGAGAGCGTCCGTTACCGGCGGCGCAACGTCAAGCGGCGCTATCTTATCCAGCACGAAGCCCATCGATTGGCCAATATACTCTTGGCCGAAACCGGGGAGCCGCGCCCGGATTGGCTGGAGATAAGAGAGATTTAG
- a CDS encoding adenylate/guanylate cyclase domain-containing protein gives MKQHAKPQHGPKNSGYILVVDDNRMNRLMLARGLEKQGHQAAFAENGRQALAMLAEQDFDLILLDIEMPEMNGYQVLDHLAANVRWRDLPVIMISAVDEIDSVVRCIELGAEDYLTKPFNPVLLKARVDASLEKKRLRDEQRALFCKFTSDEVAEELLNSGFSLGGRLVEATVLFSDIRSFTTIAESKTPQETIELLNDYFSLMFEAIANEGGVVNQMIGDGLMCIFGAPLPLIDHHQRAVRAARQMIELIRRFNQEQARLNRVQIRIGIGIASGAVVAGCVGTQHRATYTCIGDTVNLAARLETHTKTVGQPILIEENTYLGLNGKIEVAPQGEVQLKGKTRAVKVFSVPVADDRT, from the coding sequence ATGAAACAACACGCTAAACCGCAGCACGGGCCTAAAAACTCCGGCTATATCCTGGTAGTGGATGATAACCGGATGAACCGCCTGATGCTGGCGCGGGGTTTGGAAAAACAGGGCCACCAAGCAGCCTTTGCCGAAAATGGCCGCCAAGCCCTGGCAATGTTAGCCGAACAGGATTTCGATCTGATCCTGCTGGACATCGAAATGCCCGAGATGAACGGCTATCAGGTACTGGATCATCTGGCGGCTAATGTCCGCTGGCGCGATCTGCCGGTTATCATGATCTCGGCGGTGGATGAGATCGACAGCGTCGTCCGCTGCATCGAATTAGGCGCCGAAGACTATCTCACCAAACCCTTCAATCCTGTCCTGCTGAAGGCCCGGGTAGACGCCAGCCTGGAGAAAAAACGGCTGCGGGACGAACAACGGGCCTTGTTCTGCAAGTTCACCAGCGACGAAGTGGCCGAAGAACTGCTTAATTCAGGCTTTTCGCTCGGCGGCCGGCTGGTCGAGGCCACGGTGCTTTTCAGCGACATCCGCTCCTTCACTACTATTGCCGAATCCAAAACGCCGCAAGAGACCATCGAGCTGCTTAATGACTATTTTTCTCTGATGTTCGAAGCCATTGCCAACGAAGGGGGCGTCGTCAACCAGATGATCGGCGACGGCCTGATGTGTATCTTCGGGGCGCCTCTGCCCCTTATCGACCATCATCAACGGGCAGTGCGAGCCGCCCGGCAGATGATTGAACTTATCCGCCGCTTCAATCAAGAACAGGCCAGGTTGAATCGGGTGCAGATCCGCATCGGCATCGGCATCGCCTCTGGGGCGGTCGTGGCCGGCTGCGTCGGCACCCAACATCGGGCCACCTATACCTGCATCGGCGATACGGTCAATCTTGCCGCCCGCCTGGAGACTCACACCAAGACAGTGGGACAGCCCATCTTGATCGAGGAAAACACGTATCTGGGCCTGAACGGCAAAATCGAAGTTGCGCCGCAGGGTGAAGTGCAGCTAAAAGGCAAGACCAGGGCTGTCAAGGTCTTCTCGGTCCCGGTGGCAGACGATCGAACCTGA